The stretch of DNA CACTATCGAGCTCATACCATGCGTTTTTACGTACGCAGTTGGTTAAACGTACATTGATAGAGAACTTAGCAAACCAATCCATATCTGGGTGGTACAGAGTGCGCACGGATGAAGTGGGTAAGAGTTTTTCACCACCTAATCCAAGCGGGATGATTCTGCCTTGTTCAATGGCCGTTTTGACCACTGGGTTTTGCAAAAGTGTGTAACTTTCCCAAGGGTGGCAAGGGTAAAGCATGGTACCTGCTGAATTGTTTTCATCAGGTGCAAGTTGTTCAAGCATGGTAGTTGGTGAGGTACGGTCATCTGAACTCAAGACATCGAGCAAAGTGGTGTCGACCTTAAACCAATAGAGAGGAACTTTAGCGCCAACCTCAGGGGAACACGCGAGCAGATCATCGATACTGACACCTGATCGACTCTTTGGCGTTGGATGAAAAGTATGTCCCCAAAGTAACGATTGCTCTGATGCGATAAACGCATTGTGATGCTGAGGTGAGTTGTCTGAGTTTAGGAACTGCTCGGTAATCAACAAACTGTTTTCCATTTGCTCGACTAACTCGTGATTGAATGGAATCGTCAGCATTTCTTTTAGGTAACTGAGTAGAAGCGTCAGGGTTTGAGTTGCGTCCAATTTGCACCAAGCTGCACCGGGCATTTTAGCCCAAGGTGTATCACTGAGCTTCACTTTCCCCAGTTTACTGGTGTACTCAACGGGTAAAACCATCAGACCATTTTTCTGAGGTTGATCTTGGTGAGGTAGGTGAATGGCCACACGTTGGTGAGCGTTGTAGTTTCTTTTCAAAGTTTGAGGAAGAGAGGCCGAACTGTAGCACCAATTAACCTGTTTCTTTGGTATCGCGTATTCACGTAAGTAACAGTTCACCACGCCCATGATGGTATTGAGTTGGGCTTTTTCTCGGTTTAGCAGTGCTTTTTTACGATTTTGAAGAACTTGGTCTTCAGCGGAATATTCACTTGGAGATAATTGAGTCTGTAACATGTTGATGTCCAAATTTTGAATGGATGATCAGCGCGATAGCAGCAATGCCACTGACCAACATAGAAAGTATGAAAGGAACCTCAAGCCAGCCCAGGCTTGATATAAAAGAAGCGCTCAATCCAGCCGCAACGCCACCCCATTTAGACATAGCGTCAAAGCGCGAAAACACTTTGCCGCTTTGTCGTCGATCAATTTGGTTTGCTAACGCTTGATGCAAGCCGTGATAACAGCAAACCATGCCAAGTCCGAAAACAATACGAGCAATAATCAACACTTCTTGATAAGGAGTGAGATGCATTGCTGCACTGAGTGAAAGCAAACCAAAGCCTAGCCATAAAGTACGCTGCGCTTGATTGCGTTCAAGCTGGTGGCGATCAACCCATTCTGAGAACAGATGAACTTTTCCTGCAAAGATCAGATAAATACCATGTGGGAGGGCATATAAAAACCCAATCCACGCTTGGCTTGTCACGCCATATTGCTGCACATAAGGCGAGAAATAGGGGAACGTGACGACCATGGCGAAAGCAAAGCTGAACTGCGCGCCAAACACCCAATAAAGCGTATTTAACGAATTGGTTTGGCTGCTTTGAGCTTTATTCGACGCCTGATCTTTTACAATCCCCTTAGATTTCGCTAAGTCATCGATGGGTAATGTTAAGGTGATCAATAGCGCGAATAGCGGTAAAGCGGACAGCCACAGATACGCGTTCAGCGGGTTTGTTTCTGATAAGCTCCAGCCAAGCCCTATCGGAGCAATAATTAGCGCCAGACGAGCAGAAAGCTGAGTTTTATTGAGTGACTTACCGAGTGATTTTGCATCGTTGATTTGGCTGGATAAGTAGCTGTTTGAGGCGGCCATGGTGCCACCAAAGGTTCCTTGAACGATAAGACCAAACACAAACATTGAGAGATTATCGGCTAAGCCACACAGCGCGAAGCCTGCTGCAAGCCCGAGTTGAGCACGTAATAGAGAGCGACGTCTGCCATATTTATCAGCAAACTGCCCCCAAAAGCGCGCCGCAACGGCAGTGCAAAAGGTCGGCAAAATGAACAGTACCCCCGCCCAATCCGAAGTAATGTTTGCATCCAGTGTTGGCAATACCATTGGTAAAAACAGCGGCATGCCTAAGGCTGCAAACGCGGCGATAAAGTGGCTTAAAAGTACACAATAGATGAGTTTGGTCATGATGGGTTAACTCACGCTCTGCTTGATGTTTTCAAGGTAAGCGTGTTGTGCTTCTTCGCTGGTTAGCAATAAAAAGTTCGGTGCCGACAAGCCATAGAACTTATTGATATCGCTTGCGCCAGACGCCTCTTTAGACAATAAGCTACCCGAGCTCAATAGATACTTAGCGTATAGGTTAGGTGATTCAAACAACATCTCGTTTGCGAGCTTGGTGTTGTGTCCTTGTTCATCCAACTGGTTAAGTTGTTGGGAGAGGCTATTGGCGACCATTTCATACAGATAAGCTGAAGTGGCGATTCCTTTCGTCGCCATTGCTTCCACAATCGCGGCAATGTCTAACTGCAAAGTAATAGTGGTAAACATCTGACCAAGAGCAAGCTCGTTATCTACAGTGATACGTTGATCTAAAAGGTGATCGCATTTTACGGGCGATTGTTGCTCAAACGTTTGGAAACGCTCTGGCCAAATACGCGCTGCATCGTTGTCTTTCATGGCTAAGGTCATCTTACCTTGCTCATCGAATGCAATGATGGCGTTTTGTTGGTTAGACTCCAAAGCGATACCGTAACGAATCCACAATGTAAGGTGCACTTTGCAAAGCAGATCAACGTAATCTTTAAACCAAGTCAGTGTATCTTGCTGATAATACTGTTCGGCGAGGTGTTCCAAGAACAAGCGTCCATCAGGCATTGGACTGGCAAGGGCGGCCACAGGCACCAGTGCTTTGTCTTGGAAGTAACTCTGCGGGTATTCGCGCACAATGTAAGCAAAGGTTTTATCGTCTCCAACATGGCCGCCATGTTTCTCATAACAATGGAAAAACGTGCCATGTAAGTCTTTATCTGTTTGCTCTAAGTGCGTCAACAAACGTTCAAACCAATGCCCATCATAGAGCGTAGATGGTTTGATTAGGCGAATGTTTTTAGTACCCAAAGATCGCATGATCAGCGGCACCTTGATATGGACCTGTGGTGCTGTGTTCACGACCACAGTGCGCACTGACAGGGTTGGAGTTACCTCAAGATACGCAACCGGTGCTTCAATGACACCGTCAGGAATGCCATCAAGACTTCTTAGTGTTAATGGGTGTGCGGGGAATAGCTCATGGCTAAGAGCAAAATCGGCGGGCAGACCTACTTGCTCCATCGTTGGCCAACATTCTGGTTGTGGACTGGTCAATGTAACGAGTGACTTCTCGATTGCGAGCCAACGAAGTTCAAAGTTTTGTGCAAATTCTGGCGCGAATTGCTCTAGGTCGTGATCGCTTAAACCGAACTTAGCACGTGCTGTCGGGTAGTAAGGGTGGTCAAGATAGGATGCGATTTGATCGGCACGTAATAACTTTTTCTCCCAACGTTCTAGTTGAGAAATCGGCTGCATGAGTGATTCGGATTGCTGACTGAAGGCGCTATCACACAATCCTTTGTGTTTTTCTGCGCATTCGAGTTCTTGCAAATAACCATCTAATAATGAATGCGAGCTTTCGTGAGCACTTGCTTTCAATAATTCGATCCAATCTTGATAGTGCTGCTGGGTTTCAACGACACCATTTCTCTCGATGAACCAACCATCACCTTTCGAGCCATCTGGTTGGCCGTATACCCAACGCTGCATGTAATAGCTGGGAGTAACGGGCAAGTAGAGTGTAAAGTCTGAACCCGCAAAAATAGCCCAAATTTGATTACGAGGATAAGAAGATAGTTTGAGTGTATTTGGTAGCTGAGATTTAAATTGGCTTTGGGAAACTAATCCAAACAAATCTTCACGCAAGCAAGTATCGATTAGTCGCTGAGTGAGGTATAACGCGTTTTCATTCATGCTGTTACCTCGCTTGTTGCTGTTAGATTGAAGCGAGAGATTGCCTGTTGTAGCGCGGGTTCTAGTGTTCGACCAGAAGGAGAAACGACCGAAATTCTCGCTAAGTAATCCTTGTTGGAATAGCTTTGTTGGAACGTATCACCAACCTTTTTAAGCACTTGCTGCTGAATGACAATATCGCCCTCTTGGTGAATGAAAGAGGTTGATGACCCTTCAATTAAACCGCTTTGTTTGGCCACTACATAGTGCACAAGGGCACTGCCATCAATACGAAATGTAGGATCAAGCTTGTGACCCAAGTGAAGGCTTAAGATGGTATTGAACCAATTCCCACCACTAAGGTTATCAAGTAAAAACTCTCGTCCATCACCAATACTTCGATAGTTGATTTCGACAAGTACAGGCCCCGAATCTGTGATGATGAATTCGCTATGACAGACACCAAACCCCACCCCGAATTCTTGAAGCTGACGTATACATTCATCACGGTAGTGAACGCTGTTAACACCATTCCAACTCGCCGCTGTTTCGATGAAGTAGGGTGGTGCTGAGAGCTCTACATCAAACCCACCAAGCGCGACCAAATGATCCCCGTCGCCAATGGTTTCGACAGTAATCAATGGGCCTTGCAAAAACGCCTCAACCAAGATGGGAGTAGTAGGGTGCCTTTGCCAAAAGGTATCGCAATAGTTATCCAGCTCAGCCGCAGAATCGCAGCGCTGCACGTCTAAACTAGCCACGCCTTCCTTGGGCTTCGCAACGACAGGAAAATCGAAATCGAATACAGGAGCGCTCTCTCGACTTAACAAAACACTTCGAGTATTAGGTAACGATTTTTCGTTGAGAACCTGACGAGTTAAGTATTTGTTTTTCGCCTTAATCGTCACGTTCCAATCTTTAGCGGGTAAACCAAAGAACTGTGCACAGATTGCAGTGGAAGTTTGTAGGTGGTCGCTATTACTGAAAACAGCATGAGGTGCTAGATTTTTCTCGGTGATGATTTCGATGAGTTCAAGAGGGTTGAAGACATCGCATTCTAAAATTTCATCGGGATTAAAGCGTTCATCATCACTGCTCAATTTCAGGTGATTGAGCTTGTGATCTGTGATCAAAACGACGTGAAGACCCATCGCCTTTGCGGTAGGTACGAAGCCGTGAGTGACTGCATCATTCACGACGTGACTTACGATAATAATCGTAGATTTCATGGGGCTTTCCTAATTTTAAAACGTTGTTGTCGCCTGCTCACAACTCGCTTTCAAGTGCTCTCTTTCGGGGTTAAAAGAAAGAGAATTTTTCTATCTTATTGTTTTTATTGATTCTTATGTCATTAGTAGTGTTGCATATTGCAAAGCAAATATAGATCAAAAAATATATATTGCAAATATAAATGATATTTGTTCTTATTCGCAATATTGTTATTTTATAAACTAAAACGGAATTAGAAAATGAACATGAGATTGACCTTGTCCCCTCTTGCTTTGGCAATTGGCGGAGCCTTGGCGGCGGTGGCTGGTGTGTCAACTGCAGTGGCGGAAGAACAAGCCACAGTAGATGAAACAGTGCAAATTATTGGCCATCAATACGAAGGTTATGCAGAGCATATGCCTCAGTCAGGAACCAAAACGGATGTCGAGTGGTTAGATGTGCCACAAGCGGTATCGGTTGTTACAAAGACAGAAATGGAAGACCGTGGCGCGGTACGTTTAGTGGATGCACTTGATGGTGTCGCAGGGGTTAACAATACCCTGGGTGAGGGAAGCCGAGACCAATTTGTGATTCGTGGTTTTGATGCACTCAACGATATCTACCGTGATGGTATGCGTGATGACGGGACTATGCAATCGTACCGAAGCCTAGCGAATGTCGAACGTGTCGAAGTGGTAAAAGGCCCTGCGGGCGCACTTTATGGCCGAGGCTCCGCGGGCGGTATCATTAACTTGGTCACCAAGCGAGCTAACGGTGATAACTTCACCAACGTAAATGGCAGTGTTGGCAGCAACAATTTGTTTGTTGGTCAAGTTGATAGTTCGATGGCGTTTACTGACAAGGTCAGTGGTCGTATCAACGTGGAAAGTCGACAGTCTGATTCCTATGTAGACCATGTCGACTCTAATGATTTCTTTATTGCGCCAACAATTCGAGTGATGCCTTCTGATGGACACATTATTGATCTCGATGTCGAATATGCTCACCAAGAGTTGGTGCCATATCGTGGTGTTCCATCAAAGAATGGTAAGCCTGTCGACGTCTCTGAAAGCACGTTTTACGGTGGCACGAACGATTATCAAGAGTCGGACAGCATTCGTGTTGGCGTTAATTATGAATGGCTTTTGAATAGCGAATGGGCATGGACAAACCGCGCAGCATACAACCATATCGAACTTGAGCAAAAGGGTACACGCCAAGGGACGGTAACTGGGAATGGAGTATCTCAGAGTGTAAATAACCTCGGTTACGACCCTCGTACCACGACGACTCTTCAATCTGAGCTAGTTTGGGAAACGGATTCGAACCAAATGATGATCGGTGCGGATTATAATCAGATCAATATCGACCTAATGCTCGCAAGAGATGAAACCTTACCTCCGAAAGATATCTATAACCCTGTAGCAGGCCCAACGCCTGATCCGGGGTTTAAACCTTCCCGCGACAACACCACAACGACCACTGGCGTTTACATTCAAGATGTTTATACCTTTGGTGATCTTTCAGTGATCGGCAATGTGCGTTACGACTCGATGGAGCTTGAACAGCAAAAAGCGGGCTCAGCAAAAGAGAATCTAGA from Vibrio splendidus encodes:
- a CDS encoding IucA/IucC family protein; amino-acid sequence: MLQTQLSPSEYSAEDQVLQNRKKALLNREKAQLNTIMGVVNCYLREYAIPKKQVNWCYSSASLPQTLKRNYNAHQRVAIHLPHQDQPQKNGLMVLPVEYTSKLGKVKLSDTPWAKMPGAAWCKLDATQTLTLLLSYLKEMLTIPFNHELVEQMENSLLITEQFLNSDNSPQHHNAFIASEQSLLWGHTFHPTPKSRSGVSIDDLLACSPEVGAKVPLYWFKVDTTLLDVLSSDDRTSPTTMLEQLAPDENNSAGTMLYPCHPWESYTLLQNPVVKTAIEQGRIIPLGLGGEKLLPTSSVRTLYHPDMDWFAKFSINVRLTNCVRKNAWYELDSAVQLTSILHPIKESEQLRNPVFKVMTEPYATTLDLESVAEQEQTDVIKARESFGILYRENFTLSETDILQPTLAGALFAYDTDGNSCIATQLKQKAQTTQSQYENVATLWFERYLHCLIPGVFNYYFKHGVAFEPHLQNTLIGFEKGMPCCVWIRDLEGTKLLREFWPSETLQQLSERARQSVYYSREQGWNRIGYCTFINNISEAIFFIAEGNSALENTLWGTLKDAIVRWTSINGQQPELMALLNDGHFPSKNNFTTRLMQNADKESGYTQVVAPWPTHSQGVHHA
- a CDS encoding MFS transporter, whose protein sequence is MTKLIYCVLLSHFIAAFAALGMPLFLPMVLPTLDANITSDWAGVLFILPTFCTAVAARFWGQFADKYGRRRSLLRAQLGLAAGFALCGLADNLSMFVFGLIVQGTFGGTMAASNSYLSSQINDAKSLGKSLNKTQLSARLALIIAPIGLGWSLSETNPLNAYLWLSALPLFALLITLTLPIDDLAKSKGIVKDQASNKAQSSQTNSLNTLYWVFGAQFSFAFAMVVTFPYFSPYVQQYGVTSQAWIGFLYALPHGIYLIFAGKVHLFSEWVDRHQLERNQAQRTLWLGFGLLSLSAAMHLTPYQEVLIIARIVFGLGMVCCYHGLHQALANQIDRRQSGKVFSRFDAMSKWGGVAAGLSASFISSLGWLEVPFILSMLVSGIAAIALIIHSKFGHQHVTDSIISK
- a CDS encoding IucA/IucC family protein, with the translated sequence MNENALYLTQRLIDTCLREDLFGLVSQSQFKSQLPNTLKLSSYPRNQIWAIFAGSDFTLYLPVTPSYYMQRWVYGQPDGSKGDGWFIERNGVVETQQHYQDWIELLKASAHESSHSLLDGYLQELECAEKHKGLCDSAFSQQSESLMQPISQLERWEKKLLRADQIASYLDHPYYPTARAKFGLSDHDLEQFAPEFAQNFELRWLAIEKSLVTLTSPQPECWPTMEQVGLPADFALSHELFPAHPLTLRSLDGIPDGVIEAPVAYLEVTPTLSVRTVVVNTAPQVHIKVPLIMRSLGTKNIRLIKPSTLYDGHWFERLLTHLEQTDKDLHGTFFHCYEKHGGHVGDDKTFAYIVREYPQSYFQDKALVPVAALASPMPDGRLFLEHLAEQYYQQDTLTWFKDYVDLLCKVHLTLWIRYGIALESNQQNAIIAFDEQGKMTLAMKDNDAARIWPERFQTFEQQSPVKCDHLLDQRITVDNELALGQMFTTITLQLDIAAIVEAMATKGIATSAYLYEMVANSLSQQLNQLDEQGHNTKLANEMLFESPNLYAKYLLSSGSLLSKEASGASDINKFYGLSAPNFLLLTSEEAQHAYLENIKQSVS
- a CDS encoding ATP-grasp domain-containing protein → MKSTIIIVSHVVNDAVTHGFVPTAKAMGLHVVLITDHKLNHLKLSSDDERFNPDEILECDVFNPLELIEIITEKNLAPHAVFSNSDHLQTSTAICAQFFGLPAKDWNVTIKAKNKYLTRQVLNEKSLPNTRSVLLSRESAPVFDFDFPVVAKPKEGVASLDVQRCDSAAELDNYCDTFWQRHPTTPILVEAFLQGPLITVETIGDGDHLVALGGFDVELSAPPYFIETAASWNGVNSVHYRDECIRQLQEFGVGFGVCHSEFIITDSGPVLVEINYRSIGDGREFLLDNLSGGNWFNTILSLHLGHKLDPTFRIDGSALVHYVVAKQSGLIEGSSTSFIHQEGDIVIQQQVLKKVGDTFQQSYSNKDYLARISVVSPSGRTLEPALQQAISRFNLTATSEVTA
- a CDS encoding TonB-dependent receptor yields the protein MNMRLTLSPLALAIGGALAAVAGVSTAVAEEQATVDETVQIIGHQYEGYAEHMPQSGTKTDVEWLDVPQAVSVVTKTEMEDRGAVRLVDALDGVAGVNNTLGEGSRDQFVIRGFDALNDIYRDGMRDDGTMQSYRSLANVERVEVVKGPAGALYGRGSAGGIINLVTKRANGDNFTNVNGSVGSNNLFVGQVDSSMAFTDKVSGRINVESRQSDSYVDHVDSNDFFIAPTIRVMPSDGHIIDLDVEYAHQELVPYRGVPSKNGKPVDVSESTFYGGTNDYQESDSIRVGVNYEWLLNSEWAWTNRAAYNHIELEQKGTRQGTVTGNGVSQSVNNLGYDPRTTTTLQSELVWETDSNQMMIGADYNQINIDLMLARDETLPPKDIYNPVAGPTPDPGFKPSRDNTTTTTGVYIQDVYTFGDLSVIGNVRYDSMELEQQKAGSAKENLDDDKVSYRGGLVYRLNNDMSVYASLARSWQLPYSGIYINPKLAEFFHTDLKEVGAKAYLLDNALMLNAAVFQIDQEQPETNIDGDVVNKIEARHQGIELEARGQFTEQWDISVGYSYLDAENKETGKKPNDVSDHLFSLWSTYQLDDNWRLGGGVKYVGDRYAGNDEAVALGDYTTVDLMAAYTTGRHKVQANAYNVLNEKYILGATNGTSGTNQIGYGAPAEFMLSYGYQF